The following proteins are encoded in a genomic region of Kosakonia oryzae:
- the aroE gene encoding shikimate dehydrogenase, whose product MESYAVFGNPIAHSKSPFIHQQFALQLGIDHPYGRVLAPVDDFVNTLDAFFTAGGKGANVTVPFKEEAFARADELTERAALAGAVNTLKRLDDGRLVGDNTDGIGLLSDLQRLGFIRPGFRILLVGAGGAARGVLLPLLSMDCAITITNRTFSRAEELEKLFAHTGSVVAVQMADLQGHEFDLIINATSSGIGGKIPALPSSLVHARLYCYDMFYQKGNTPFLDWCINLGAKQCADGLGMLVGQAAHAVLLWHGVLPDVEPVIQMLKQELAK is encoded by the coding sequence ATGGAATCCTACGCAGTCTTCGGTAACCCTATTGCTCATAGTAAGTCACCCTTTATCCATCAACAGTTTGCCCTTCAGCTTGGCATCGACCATCCCTATGGGCGGGTGCTTGCTCCAGTGGATGACTTCGTGAATACGCTGGATGCCTTCTTTACTGCTGGTGGTAAAGGCGCGAACGTTACGGTTCCCTTTAAAGAAGAGGCATTTGCTCGAGCCGATGAGCTGACAGAACGCGCAGCTCTGGCCGGCGCGGTAAATACATTAAAGCGCCTTGATGATGGGCGCTTGGTCGGAGATAACACCGATGGCATCGGTTTGCTCAGCGATTTGCAACGGCTGGGCTTTATCCGCCCGGGATTTCGTATCCTGTTGGTTGGCGCGGGAGGTGCGGCGCGCGGCGTATTACTTCCTCTGTTATCCATGGATTGTGCGATAACGATTACTAACCGAACGTTTTCACGGGCGGAAGAGCTGGAGAAGCTCTTTGCTCATACCGGTAGCGTCGTTGCCGTGCAAATGGCTGATCTTCAGGGGCATGAATTCGATCTGATCATTAATGCAACTTCCAGCGGGATTGGTGGGAAAATTCCGGCATTACCGTCGTCGCTCGTTCATGCCAGGCTTTACTGCTACGACATGTTCTACCAAAAAGGGAACACACCGTTTCTGGACTGGTGTATAAACCTGGGAGCAAAACAGTGCGCCGATGGTTTGGGTATGCTGGTGGGGCAGGCTGCACATGCGGTATTGCTGTGGCACGGCGTGTTGCCGGATGTTGAACCAGTCATTCAGATGCTGAAGCAGGAGCTGGCGAAATGA
- a CDS encoding gamma carbonic anhydrase family protein, with protein MSVVLRPYKDFFPKIGLRVMVDSSSVVIGDVRIADDVGIWPLVVIRGDVNYVEIGARSNIQDGSVLHVTHKSSSNPEGNPLIIGEDVTVGHKVMLHGCIIGNRVLVGMGSILLDGAVIEDNVMIGAGSLVPQNKRLESGYLYLGSPVKQIRPLKKAEIEGLKYSANNYVKWKDEYLDQDNQTIP; from the coding sequence ATGTCAGTTGTTTTACGTCCTTATAAGGATTTCTTCCCTAAAATCGGCTTGCGGGTCATGGTTGATAGCAGCAGCGTGGTAATTGGCGATGTCAGAATTGCCGATGATGTAGGCATCTGGCCGCTGGTCGTCATTCGCGGTGATGTGAACTATGTAGAGATCGGTGCCCGCAGCAATATTCAGGATGGTAGCGTTCTGCATGTTACGCATAAATCCTCTTCTAACCCAGAGGGAAACCCCCTCATCATCGGCGAGGATGTCACCGTTGGGCACAAAGTGATGCTGCACGGCTGCATCATTGGCAATCGCGTGCTGGTTGGAATGGGATCTATTTTGCTGGATGGCGCGGTTATTGAAGACAACGTCATGATCGGCGCGGGTAGTCTGGTGCCGCAAAATAAGCGGCTGGAGAGTGGATATTTGTATCTGGGAAGCCCGGTAAAACAGATCCGCCCCCTGAAGAAAGCGGAAATAGAAGGATTAAAGTACTCGGCGAACAACTATGTGAAATGGAAAGATGAGTATCTGGATCAGGATAACCAGACAATACCCTGA
- a CDS encoding DUF1488 family protein, with product MNQAIQFPDREEWDSLMQAVCFPALVNGMQMICAIKGDDLKQRFDAETPEQFLATFRDYRWDLEEEAEQLIRQQKEDDQGIVWLS from the coding sequence ATGAATCAGGCTATCCAGTTTCCGGATCGCGAAGAGTGGGATTCCTTAATGCAGGCTGTCTGCTTTCCGGCACTGGTTAATGGAATGCAGATGATATGCGCCATTAAAGGCGATGATCTAAAGCAACGTTTCGATGCTGAAACACCGGAACAGTTTCTGGCGACATTTCGTGACTATCGCTGGGATCTGGAAGAAGAGGCGGAACAGTTGATCCGCCAACAGAAGGAAGATGATCAGGGTATTGTCTGGTTATCCTGA
- the tsaC gene encoding L-threonylcarbamoyladenylate synthase type 1 TsaC — protein MKNNLPTDPVASAIEVLNKEEVIAYPTEAVFGVGCDPDSETAVYRLLELKQRPVDKGLILIAANFDQLKPYIDDSMLTDEQRQAVFKCWPGPVTFVFPAKPTTPRWLTGRFDSLAVRVTDHPMVIALCTAYGKPLVSTSANLSGLPPCRTAQEVIEQFGASFPVIDAPTGGRQNPSEIRDALTGELFRQG, from the coding sequence GTGAAGAATAACCTGCCAACAGATCCTGTCGCTTCAGCGATTGAGGTCCTGAATAAAGAAGAAGTCATCGCTTATCCAACTGAAGCTGTTTTTGGCGTCGGCTGCGACCCGGACAGTGAAACTGCCGTCTATCGTCTGCTTGAACTGAAGCAGCGTCCGGTTGATAAAGGATTAATCCTGATTGCTGCCAACTTTGATCAGCTGAAACCCTATATTGATGACAGCATGCTGACGGACGAACAACGCCAGGCCGTCTTCAAATGCTGGCCTGGCCCGGTAACCTTTGTGTTTCCGGCAAAACCAACCACACCGCGCTGGTTAACCGGGCGTTTTGACTCGCTGGCGGTACGTGTCACCGATCACCCAATGGTCATTGCACTTTGCACGGCTTACGGTAAACCGCTGGTTTCGACAAGTGCCAATTTATCCGGGCTGCCACCTTGCAGAACGGCGCAAGAGGTTATCGAGCAATTTGGTGCCAGCTTTCCGGTGATTGATGCGCCAACGGGCGGCCGGCAGAACCCTTCTGAAATCCGTGATGCCCTCACCGGCGAACTTTTTCGCCAGGGATAA